A genomic segment from Spinacia oleracea cultivar Varoflay chromosome 3, BTI_SOV_V1, whole genome shotgun sequence encodes:
- the LOC110791406 gene encoding 2-hydroxyisoflavanone dehydratase-like has translation MNSRAKEVKVELPGFIRVYEDDSVERFYGSPQVPPTLEDPETGVSSKDVIISADKNISARIYLPKIITNNHPILVYFHGGDFCVESAFSLHHQRYMNILASQAGVLVISVEYRLAPEHPLPIAYEDCWTALNWVTSLDDPWLTKHGNLDALFIGGDSSGANIVHNLAMKAGTQSLDHGVKILGAFFSHSYFLDEPSSTRLDVQMAYKIWDFVYPNALGGSNSPMINPMGDGAPSLAGLGCSKVLVVVAELEGQRNSEIRYYNAVKDSGFQGSVELFETKGEDHCFHIFNPDTHNSKLLFQRLTSFLRN, from the coding sequence ATGAACTCTCGAGCAAAAGAGGTGAAAGTTGAGCTTCCAGGGTTTATCCGAGTCTATGAAGATGATTCAGTTGAGAGATTTTATGGGTCACCACAAGTTCCTCCCACCCTTGAAGATCCTGAAACCGGCGTCTCCTCAAAAGACGTAATAATATCTGCTGACAAAAATATTTCAGCTCGGATCTATCTTCCTAAAATCATCACAAACAACCACCCTATCTTAGTTTACTTCCATGGTGGCGACTTCTGCGTTGAATCCGCTTTCTCTCTTCACCACCAACGTTACATGAACATCCTTGCTTCACAAGCTGGAGTGTTAGTTATTTCAGTAGAGTATAGACTTGCACCTGAGCACCCTCTTCCAATTGCCTATGAAGATTGTTGGACTGCACTTAACTGGGTCACCTCTCTTGATGACCCATGGTTAACCAAACACGGAAATCTTGACGCACTCTTTATTGGGGGTGACAGTTCGGGAGCCAACATAGTTCACAACCTAGCCATGAAGGCTGGCACTCAGAGTTTAGACCACGGGGTTAAGATCCTAGGAGCTTTCTTTTCGCATTCATATTTCTTGGATGAACCAAGTTCAACAAGGTTGGATGTTCAAATGGCTTATAAAATATGGGACTTTGTGTATCCAAATGCACTTGGTGGGTCAAATAGCCCCATGATTAATCCAATGGGTGATGGAGCTCCGAGCTTAGCTGGGCTTGGGTGTTCTAAGGTGCTTGTGGTAGTGGCTGAATTGGAAGGGCAGAGAAATAGTGAGATTAGATACTATAATGCTGTTAAGGATAGTGGATTTCAAGGGAGTGTGGAGTTGTTTGAGACCAAAGGAGAAGATCATTGTTTCCATATCTTCAACCCGGATACCCACAATTCCAAACTGTTGTTCCAACGGCTTACTTCCTTCCTTCGCAACTAG